From a region of the Lactuca sativa cultivar Salinas chromosome 4, Lsat_Salinas_v11, whole genome shotgun sequence genome:
- the LOC111887764 gene encoding protein SMALL AUXIN UP-REGULATED RNA 12, with product MSPAIGTSSRIRHIVRVRQMLCRWRRRATSSSSSSRRLMASDVPAGHVAICVGSSCRRFIVRATYLNHPMFQKLLREAEEEYGFCNKGPLTIPCEESEFEEILRFVSRPELYTNNKSSRFVNLEEFQRFCHVSYVAESKPLLHGSVY from the coding sequence ATGTCACCGGCCATCGGAACATCAAGCAGAATCCGCCACATTGTTAGAGTCAGACAGATGCTATGTCGTTGGCGTAGAAGAGCCAcctcttcatcatcatcttctcgaAGATTGATGGCAAGCGATGTGCCGGCGGGACATGTCGCGATCTGCGTCGGTAGTAGTTGCCGGAGGTTTATCGTGAGAGCAACCTACCTGAACCACCCTATGTTCCAGAAGCTTCTAAGGGAAGCCGAAGAAGAATACGGCTTCTGTAACAAAGGTCCATTAACGATACCTTGTGAGGAGTCCGAGTTCGAAGAGATCCTCCGCTTCGTTTCCCGGCCGGAACTTTATACCAATAACAAATCAAGCCGGTTCGTCAATCTCGAAGAATTTCAGAGATTTTGTCACGTAAGTTACGTAGCGGAATCTAAGCCGCTGCTTCATGGATCTGTGTACTAA